DNA from Amorphoplanes friuliensis DSM 7358:
GTCGGGGATGCGGTGCTTGTGGGTGCCCAGCTCGGTGTTGGAGTAGCGGCCCTCGTAGAACAGGGTCTGCCACTGCCGGACCATGCCGAGGTTGCCGTTGTTGATGACGGCGATCTTGACCGGGATGCCCTCCAGCGCGCAGGTCGCGAGCTCCTGGTTGGTCATCTGGAAGCAGCCGTCGCCGTCGATCGCCCACACCTGGGTGTCGGGGCGGCCGACCTTGGCGCCCATCGCGGCGGGCACGGCGTATCCCATGGTCCCGGCGCCGCCGGAGTTGAGCCAGGTGCCCGGCTTCTCGTACTTGATGAACTGCGACGCCCACATCTGGTGCTGCCCGACACCGGCCACGTAGATCGCGTCGGGGCCGACCAGCTCGCCGATGCGCTCGATCACGTACTGCGGGGCGAGCGTGCCGTCGGTCGGCTCGTCGTAACCGAGCGGGTACCGCTCCCGCAGGTCGTTGAGCTGCGCCCACCACGCCGGGTAGGAACCGGTGCCGCCGGCGCTGCCGGAGACGGCCGCGATCAGCTCGTCGATGACGTGCCGCGCGTCGCCCACGATCGGGACGTCCGCGTGGCGGTTCTTGCCGATCTCGGCGGGGTCGATGTCGGCGTGCACGACCTTCGCCTCGGGGGCGAACGTGTCGAGCTTGCCGGTGACCCGGTCGTCGAAGCGGGCGCCCAGGGTGACCAGCAGGTCGGCCTTCTGCAGGGCAAAAACGGCCGGAACCGTGCCGTGCATGCCGGGCATGCCCAGGTGCTGCGGGTGCGAGTCCGGGAACGCGCCGAGCGCCATCAGCGTGGTCACGACCGGGATGCCGGTCTGCTCGGCGAGCTTGCGCAGCCCGTCGGTCGCGCCGGCCTTGAGCACACCGCCGCCGACGTACAGGACGGGGCGCTTGGCCGCGGCGATCAGCCGGGCCGCCTCGCGGATCTGCTTGCCGTGCGGGTGCAGCGTCGGCCGGTAACCGGGGAGGTCCAGCGTGGGCGGCCAGGAGAACATGGTCGCGGCCTGCTGCACGTCCTTGGGGATGTCGACCAGGACCGGGCCCGGGCGTCCCGACAGCGCCAGGTGGAAGGCCTCCGCCATGATCTGCGGGATCTCCTCGGGCGTCTGGATCAGGAAGTTGTGCTTCGTGATCGGCAGCGTGATGCCCTGGATGTCCGCCTCCTGGAAGGCGTCCGTCCCGATCGAGGCCCGGGCCACCTGGCCGGTGATCGCCACGATCGGCACCGAGTCCATGTAGGCGTCGGCGATCGGCGTCACCAGGTTGGTCGCGCCGGGGCCGGAGGTGGCGATGCAAACGCCGACCTTGCCGGTGGCCTGCGCATATCCGGTGGCGGCGTGGCCCGCGCCCTGCTCGTGGCGGACCAGGATGTGCCGGACCTTGGAGTCGTAGAGCGGGTCGTACGCCGGCAGGATCGTCCCGCCGGGAATCCCGAACGCCACCTCGACGCCGAGCGCCTCGAGCGACCGCACGAGCGAACCGGCCCCGGTGACGGGGGTCGGCGACACCGTGGCTACGGCCGGGGCACCGGCAGCCGCCGCGACGGTGGCCGGGGTGGCGCGGTGGGCGAGGGTCTCGGGTGTGGGTCTCGTCATGACGCTGACCTTCGTTCGTTTCGGATCCCGTTACGTGAGCAACAAAAAAGGCCCTCGTGCCGAAGCACGGGACCTAGCGCACTCTCCTCACTCCTGCTGGAGGGAGAGTGCGCTCACATAAGTACTCGGGACGACAAGCACATGCGGCTAAGACTGCCCCATCTCACGAGGTGCGTCAACTGATCTCACATCCTGGTCACCCGTTCGCGAGACTTCCTCGTCGGCGAAGGCCGGATCGGTCGGCAGCAAGGCTCTGACCTGCCGCATTCCCGGCCCCAGCATGATCACCTGACTGCGGGCGGGCGCGCTCGGCGGGGTTACGGGACGAATTCGCTGAGCCGGCACCGGACGCGCGCCGGAGGATCGGACAGTCTCCA
Protein-coding regions in this window:
- a CDS encoding acetolactate synthase large subunit — encoded protein: MTRPTPETLAHRATPATVAAAAGAPAVATVSPTPVTGAGSLVRSLEALGVEVAFGIPGGTILPAYDPLYDSKVRHILVRHEQGAGHAATGYAQATGKVGVCIATSGPGATNLVTPIADAYMDSVPIVAITGQVARASIGTDAFQEADIQGITLPITKHNFLIQTPEEIPQIMAEAFHLALSGRPGPVLVDIPKDVQQAATMFSWPPTLDLPGYRPTLHPHGKQIREAARLIAAAKRPVLYVGGGVLKAGATDGLRKLAEQTGIPVVTTLMALGAFPDSHPQHLGMPGMHGTVPAVFALQKADLLVTLGARFDDRVTGKLDTFAPEAKVVHADIDPAEIGKNRHADVPIVGDARHVIDELIAAVSGSAGGTGSYPAWWAQLNDLRERYPLGYDEPTDGTLAPQYVIERIGELVGPDAIYVAGVGQHQMWASQFIKYEKPGTWLNSGGAGTMGYAVPAAMGAKVGRPDTQVWAIDGDGCFQMTNQELATCALEGIPVKIAVINNGNLGMVRQWQTLFYEGRYSNTELGTHKHRIPDFVKLAEALGCVGLRCESKADVDATIKAAMEINDRPVVIDFTVGKDAMVWPMVAAGTSNDEIMFARDVRPSFEEDDL